The Chloroflexota bacterium region CTGGAGCGCATGGACGAGCACTCCAACCCGAACATCTCCGCCGAGGCTAAGCGGAAAATCCTCTGGGACAATCCTGCGCGCCTCTATGGCCTGTCGGTCCCTCCAACTCCGGCGGAAACGGGGTAGACGGAGCCGAATAGCCCGGAGGGCCCCCCGTTTGACGCGAGGCTTGGGCCGAGCGACACGACGCGCCTTATCGGGCGGACCGCTCGCTGCTGCCAGCAGAGGTGCTCTCTGGCTCGACGTCTACCGAATAGAATCGAGCGCAGTTGTCCCATAAGATCCGACGTTTGGGATCGTCGGATATCGGTAGTCGCAAGAAGGCATCGACCGCTTCGGGATAGCGGGAATCGATGTGCGGGTAGTCCGTCGAAAAGACCAGATGGCTCCCCAGATCCTCCATCAAGGGGAGGGCGGTCACCTCGTCGGGCTCGACGGATACGACACATTGCCGCTTGAAGTACTCGCTGGGCGCCATGGTCAAATCTCGCATGAACACGTCGCCCTGCCGCTCGTAGCTCTCGTCCATGCGCCAGAGCAGCCACGGCACCCAGGAGCAGTTGGCCTCCAGAATCGCCACTTTGAGCTTCGGATGACGCGCAAGGACGCCACCGCAGATGAAGGCGCCGAGGCCCAACATTTGCTCGAATGGCTGGGAGTAGATGATCCTGATCGCGAAGTTCGGGTCGAACCAGTCGGCCGTCTGGCGCGATCGTGAGCCGGTGGCTTCGTGGAAACCGAGCGGTAGGTCAAGCTGTTCCAGCGCGTCCCAGAGCGGGTCGTACTCGGGGTCGTACCAGTTCTTGCCGTTCACGATGTTGGAGCGCAGGAAGACGGCTCGGAAGCCCAGCTCTTCCTTCGCGCGGCGGGCCTCATCTATCGCGTCCTTGATGTCGTGCACGGACAGCATGCCGGCGCCGATGAGCCGCGTCCTGTCCAACTGGCAGAAATCGAACAACCACTTGTTGTAGGCGCGGGCGATGGCAGCCGCGAGGCGGGGCTCGATGTTCGGAAGCGTTAGGACGCTCAAGCCTCCATGATGTGCATGTCGCTGTCCATGACCTTGAAGCCTTGCTTGGCCATCGGATCTCCTCCTGTGACGACGCGACTATTCCAGGCGGACGTTCTTGGTGAAGTCGTAGTTGACCGAGCTATCGGCTTCGAACGACCACTGGACCCGGTCGGCGGGATATCCGCCGCTGTGGACGCGGTCGAGAAAGTCGATGAGCAGGCGCCAAGCCTCCTCGGCTTGCGGGCGACGGTAGCGGCCCGGCATCGTATCGTTCAGGTAGCCGTGGGGCGCGTCGGGGAAGAGGCGGATTCGGTACGACCGGTTCGCATCCTCGATGGCGTCGCGCAGCCTACGCACGTCGCGAATGGCGATCAGGTTATCTAGCTCGCCGAATACCCCAAGGATGGGGGCCCGCGACGCCTTGATGTAGTCGCTGAGCGTGTCTGCGGGAATCCACTCGCGCGCGTAGGCGGCGCCGTAGAACACGACGCACGCTGTGACCTCTGGGCGGGCGGCGGCAACCACCAGGGGGTGGCGGCCCGTCGCGCACACACCCATCAGGGCCAGGTGGCCGATGTCCGCTCCACCTACGCCCTTGACGTAGTCGATGCAGGCGCCGATATCTTCGATCACCCCTTTGTCATCCAGTGACGCCATCCCCTCACCGCGCTTCAGCTCCTCCTGATTGGGGAGCCGGAAGTACAGATTGGGAGCCAGGGCCACGTGCCCTTCGGTGGCGAATCGGACCGCCAGATCCATCGTATGTTGGACCAGGCCGTAACGCTCGTGCATGAGAATGATGACCGGGTGGCTTCCCGAAGTGGGTGGGCGGGCCAGAAAGGCATCGCCCCCATTGCTCAGCGTGACGTTGCGCTTCTCGACGCTCCTGGTATCGATGTCAGCCAGCATGGTGCTCGGTCCCCCTCAGGCGTGGTGGGCTACCACTTGGCAGCCATCGCCGCTTTGGCTCGCGGCTCGTCAGCCCAATTGATCGTCTGCCCGGGCAAGAGCGCGTCGCCCGCGTGAACGCGGTACACGCCCGGATGGGTCGGCGCGTATGGCTCCGCGCCCTCCAGAAGGTCGTCGACTTCCTTCAGGAGCCGTTGACGCATGCGCACGATCCCGCCATCGCTCACGCCGAGCCGCTCGCGGCTGCGATCCACAATCGCCCCCATTCCCTCCTGGACGGCGAAGTCCTGCTCGCCGGTCCCCTTGATCCCGGTGAAGGTGAGGGTGCGCTGCTCCTCGCGGTCAATCAGGTAATCGTTGGCGCGCACCCGCACAGGTGTATGGGTGCCGGACACGAGCTGAACGTGAACGCCGCTGCCGTTGCGCATATTGGCGAGGTCCCGAGTGCTGTGGGGTCGGTCGAGGTTCCAGCTAAAACTCCAGCGCGCGGTTGTCACGTCATCGATCGGCACGAAGGCGTGGCAGAGCTTCGCG contains the following coding sequences:
- a CDS encoding amidohydrolase family protein, which gives rise to MSVLTLPNIEPRLAAAIARAYNKWLFDFCQLDRTRLIGAGMLSVHDIKDAIDEARRAKEELGFRAVFLRSNIVNGKNWYDPEYDPLWDALEQLDLPLGFHEATGSRSRQTADWFDPNFAIRIIYSQPFEQMLGLGAFICGGVLARHPKLKVAILEANCSWVPWLLWRMDESYERQGDVFMRDLTMAPSEYFKRQCVVSVEPDEVTALPLMEDLGSHLVFSTDYPHIDSRYPEAVDAFLRLPISDDPKRRILWDNCARFYSVDVEPESTSAGSSERSAR
- a CDS encoding dienelactone hydrolase family protein; the protein is MLADIDTRSVEKRNVTLSNGGDAFLARPPTSGSHPVIILMHERYGLVQHTMDLAVRFATEGHVALAPNLYFRLPNQEELKRGEGMASLDDKGVIEDIGACIDYVKGVGGADIGHLALMGVCATGRHPLVVAAARPEVTACVVFYGAAYAREWIPADTLSDYIKASRAPILGVFGELDNLIAIRDVRRLRDAIEDANRSYRIRLFPDAPHGYLNDTMPGRYRRPQAEEAWRLLIDFLDRVHSGGYPADRVQWSFEADSSVNYDFTKNVRLE